The genomic segment TAATATGTTTTGCACGATTAAAGAGCCAATGCCTTGTCCTTGGTACTCAGGCCAAACAGCACAGTCATAAATAGCAGCTTGATATTCCCCATCAGAGAGAGCCCTTCCAAAACCGATAAGCCTGTTCTCAGAATATATAAAAACTGTGGTATGGCTGGCCTCAAATGCACGTTTGTGCTTGTCTGGTGAGTGGTATGCCATTCCTACAGCTTTTAATGTTTCTGATACAATTTCCCAATCAACCTCACTGCAGTCATTCACTATTTTAAAATCCACGTAATATCTCCAATCTATTTCTCAATATTGAGCAGTGTAACTCGGCTTGTTGCACAAATAGAAGTTGCTCACCTTGCTCGATGCTCTTTTATTATATATCTATAATAAAAGAAAAAACATAACACACCTAAGGTGTTACCATACACTGATAAGCTGCCAATAATCATCACAAAGGTTTAATAACTTCAAGCCTGTAGCTCTTACATCCAGTCAAAGACCCGATCAGCCCTGCCAGGGCAGTTTAAATAAAAAAAAGGGGACAACTGATTTCTCAGTTGCCCCCTTTTTTGTTCTTCAATCATCAACGGCTATTCAACAGTAACCGACTTAGCCAGGTTACGGGGTTGATCCACATCACAACCACGTCTCGTTGCTATCTCATAGGAGAGTAGCTGAGCGGGGATGGTGTAGAGAATGGGATTAACATCATCGTCCACCCGTGGCAGGTAGATAACATCATCGCTGATGTTTGCCAGCTGACTGTCTCCCTCGCTACCAATGAGGATAAGGCGGCCCTGACGTGCCTTTATCTCCTCAACATTAGAGATACTCTTCTGATAGACATCATCATCTGGGACCAGGGCAAGTATGGGCATATCCCTATCAATAAGGGCAATGGGGCCATGCTTGAGCTCGCCCGAGGCATAACCTTCGGCATGAATATAGGATATCTCTTTCAGCTTCAGGGCTCCTTCAAGGGCAATGGGAAAGCTGAGACCACGGCCGATAAAAAGAAAATCCCGACTGTCGTAGTAGTCATCTATCAGCGAGGCTATCTTCTTCTGCAGGCTGGGCAGAATCTCCTCTATCACGGTGGCCACACCAACCAGAGCTCTACCCAGTTGCAGGCTCTTTTCCAGACTTAACTGCTTACGTTTCTGACCAAGAAAGACAGTGAAGAGGAGAAGAGCTGAGAGCTGAGCGGTAAAGGCCTTGGTGGAGGCCACACCAATTTCAGGGCCGGCATGGGTATAGATGACGCCATCGGCTTCCCGAGTCATGGTTGAGCCAACAACATTACAGATGGTGAGAATCTTAGAGCCCATCTTCTTTGCCCTACGAATGCCGGCAAGGGTGTCGGCGGTTTCACCTGACTGAGAGATACAGATGGTCAGCACCCGCTCATCTATAAGTAGATGGCGATAACGAAATTCTGAGGCAATATCAACCTGCACGGGGATTTTTGCGTATTTTTCCAGCCAATATTTTGCAACCATAGCTGCATGCCAGGAGGTGCCACAGGCAACCAGAAAAATCCTGTCTATGTCCCTTAGCTGCTCGTCACTAAAGCCCAGATTCGGCAAATTGGCCTTACCCGACTCAAGATTAATACGACCGGCAACGGTATTGGTTATGGCCTGTGGTTGCTCAAATATCTCTTTCAACATGAAGTGCTTATAACCACCCTTCTCTGCCATGGAGGCACTCCAGTCAATAAAAGTGATCTCCTTGTCAACGGGCTCACCGCTCACCAGAGAGGCTATTTGATAATCATCAGCGGTAAGGACCGCAATCTCCATATCATCAAGAAAGATTACCTTTCTGGTATAGGGAAGAAGAGCAGGGGTATCCGAGGCCAAAAACATGCCCTTTTCTTCTCCAATACCGAGAACAAGGGGGCTCTGATTACGCACGGCAATAAGGGTTTCCGGCGCCTTGGCCCACATAACTCCTAGAGCATAGGAGCCTTCAACCCGAGCGAGCGCCTCTTTGATAGCACGAACAAGGACATCTACCCCATGGGCATCTTGCTCAAGATACTCCTCAATAAGATGGGCAAGGACCTCGGTATCAGTCTCCGAGGTAAAAACATGCCCCTTGGCCCGAAGCTCCTCACGCAGGGAGTGATAGTTTTCGATAATACCATTATGAACCAGAACCAGCTCACCCGTACAATCACTATGAGGATGGGCATTCTCCATGGTTGGAGCACCGTGGGTTGCCCAGCGGGTGTGGCCTAGGCCGAGGTGGGAGGGGGCGACAAGATCATCGCCGACAACATCTTCCAGACAAGATAGTTTACCGTTAGCGCGATGCTTGACTATTTTTCCATCCTGAAGGTAGACGAGTCCGGCAGAATCATAACCTCGATACTCCAGACGCCGCAAACCTTCCAGAATAACAGGCACAACTTTTTTAGGACCACAATAGCCAACAATACCACACATATAAACATCCTCCCAAGGTAAGATTAAATTTTTTCCGCTTAACTTTATATTAATACCATGTATTTTAAACTGAAGGCGAGTTTTTTCTTTTGATAGCTTATGCAAAAAGTAGTATCCTCGCACAAAATTTAGCCATATATATTTAACACAATGACCTTGGGGCAACAAAAATGACAGATAGACAACGATTAAAAGAAATTCTCTTGGAAAAATCATACCGAGAGGGCGCTTTCACCCTTACTTCAGGAAAAACTTCAGACTTTTATATCGACGGCAAACAGACAACCCTCTCCGCAGAAGGTGCCCTTCTTTGTGGAAAGCTCCTCTTTCAACTCATTGCCGAGAATGAAACCAAGATCGATGCAGTAGGCGGTATGACCCTCGGGGCTGATCCACTTGTCACTGCAGTTTCCATTGCAAGCTTTCTCCAAGATGCACCAATTCCAGCCTTTATCGTACGAAAAGAGGCCAAGGGCCACGGAACGGGAAATTACATCGAAGGCCTTAAGAACATGGCAGATGGTTGCACCGTAGCCCTGCTCGAAGATGTTGTAACCACCGGTGGCACCCTGATCAAGGTCATCGACCGCGTTGAAGCTGCCGGCTTTAAGGTGGGTCTTGTCGCCACCGTTATTGAAAGACAGGAAGGCGGCACAGCCGTACTGGCCGAAGCGGGCTACACCCTGAAATCTATCTTTACCCGTGAAGAGTTGCTCAGTAAATAAGCCCCCGGGGTCTTTAATTGACTTGAGGATAGCTAAAAAAACATGCAAACTAGTCTCATTGCCGAAGCGATTTATTGCTACGAGACATTTTTTTTACAGGGAAGAAGAGATGAAATGTAAAGAATGTGGTGAAAAGCTCGAAGTGCATCGTAGCTGTCGCCGAGTACGAATGCGCTGTATCTCATGCAAGGCTGAATTTCAAATACATGAGGTTGCCGATCAGCTCGATGCGGAGACAGAAGAGATCCTCGCCAAGTACAGCACCCTTATCTACGATTGATCCTGATAAGAGATCAGAATAATTCGATCTCTTAATCCCCTGGCCTATTCCTCTGAATAGGCCAGGGGATTTTTTTTGTCTTTACCTGAGGCAATGCTATCCTATATTATTAGCGAAAGAAGCGGTGTTTAACACCTTGCAGAGGTTGGATAAGATTCATAAATTCAGGTAGACCATGACAAACGAGATAACTGTAACCTGCTATATAAACGAAAACGGGCAGACGGAGGTGGTCTGCCCGAAATGTTTTAAAAGCCGGCTTGTCTCTGCTGAAAAGTTTAAGGGACAAAAAGATAACATCGGAATACGATGTCCATGTGGCCATCTCTTTAAGATACAGCTTGAATATCGGACAAGACAAAGAAAAGAGACAAACTTTGTCGGAACCTACCAACTCAAACCGCTGGCAAGCCCTCACCAAACCGACAGCCAGGCAAGAGCGCCACATTCCGGCGGCATCGTTGAAATAATAAATATTTCCCAGACAGGCCTCTGCTTTAGAGCCCGAGGCCATCATGGCATCCAGGTCGAACAAGACGGTCGGGTTCAATTCGTTCTCGATAACCGAAAAGAGGCTAAAATAAGCAAAAATGTCATCATCCGCAACGTAGAGGGCAAGAGAATCGGTTGTGAATTTATCCAAGACCAGGCATACGAAAAAGAGCTGGGCTTTTATCTTCGCAACTAAAGATCCTTCTCAGCCAGAATTCGTCCCAACATCTTTTCAGCACGGGCAAGAAACGGTTTCAGGGTTTCAGGCTGGAGAGCGCTTACCAACACCCCCTGCTCGCTTAAATCTTCCAGAAGACCTACTGCCGGATCAGCCAGCAGATCGATCTTATTAAAAACCTTCAGGCAGGGAATATGGCCAAGATCCAGTTCTGAGAGTAGCCTCTCCACCACCTCTATATGATCCCTATAGCATGGATTTGACACATCAATAACGTGGATAAGCAGATCAGCCTCCTCAAGCTCTTCCAAGGTCGCCATAAATGCCTTTATCAGCTCAGCCGGCAAGTTACGAATAAAGCCAACGGTATCGGTGATGATCACCTCCATCTCCGTGGGAAATCGTAAACGACGACTGGTCGGATCCAGGGTGGCAAAGAGTTTATCCTCTGCAACAATATGACTCCCCGTCAAGACATTAAGCAGGGTGGATTTACCGGCGTTAGTATAGCCCACCAAGGAAAGAACCGGAACATCCCTCCTGCGACGCTGGGCCCTCCTCCTATAACGTTCCTCACCCACATGTTTCAGTTCCCGGGCAAGCCCTGATAGGCGATCATTAATACGACGACGATCAAGTTCAAGCTTTGTTTCCCCGGGTCCACGGGCACCAATACCACCGCTCAAACGAGAGAGGGCATCATCACGGGAGGAGAGACGAGGTAAGGCATATTTAAGCTGAGCCATCTCTACCTGCAACTTTCCTTCTCGAGAGAGAGCCCGACTGGCAAAAATATCAAGGATGAGCTGAGTTCTATCAATGACCCTCATCTCGGTAAAATCAGTAATAGAGCGTACCTGAGAGGGATTTAAATCCTGATTAAAGACCAACAGATTTGCATCGAGCTGCAGGGCCAGAATCATGATATCGGCAAGCTTACCCTTACCCAGAATGAAACGTGGATTTGCCTTTCTGCTTCGCTGAAGGACCGTATCAAGCACCTTAACATTGGCAGAGCGGGCAAGCTCACCAAGTTCGGTTAAAGATTCCTCGGCAAGCATCTTAACCTCAGCCGTAACACTAACCAAAATAGCCCGATCACCATCATCGGCAACAGAGAGGCTACGCACCCGAGAAAAACCTGCCTCTACCTCGGCAATAATATCCTCCACCGAGCCTCTCTGCTGAGAGGGATGGACGGGGTCTAAAAAGGTCCAACTGCTCGCACCGTCCCGGGCCGGTTGCAAATGGGCAGAGTGGAGGCTCTGCACCTGACCATCTTTTGCAACCTGCAAAACAGAAAGCATATCAAGGCGAAGAAAGAGCAGATCCATCAGATCCTCATCACTGATCTCCTCGCCGCGAAGATGAGTATGCACCAGACGCACCCCCTTGAGCCGACCTCCACCACCACGTAGATGGGCAAGGGACGGGATCATTATCGCCTTATGGGTCCCCACAATAATCATCTCCAATTTACCGGAACGATGAATGAGGAGACCTATCTGCCGATTTATTTCAGCAGAGATCTGACCAAGACTACGGGCCATCTCCGCTGAAATTATCTGATCACGGGAAACCTTCTTTTTGCCTAAACTCTCAAGAAATTTTATCTGGTTTTTCTTTAGACCACTCAGGTTACCTGTTACAATACTGATAGCTCTCTCCTATAAAATGACTGCAAACAAAAAAAACCGGGCAACAATATTAATTTCTAAAATTCTGTGCATTAGGAAAACGACGACCATAGCCAAAGGCCTTGCTGGTCACCTTAAGGCCCACGGCAGCCTGCTTACGCTTATACTCATTGAGACGCACGCGACGCAGAACATCTTGCACCATCTGCCTGTCAAAACCATGGGCTACAATTTCCTCACAGCCACAACCATCCTCCAGATGAAGTTCAAGTACCCGGTCAAGAACATCATAGTCAGGCAGATCATCCTGATCACACTGGTCTGGTTTAAGCTCAGCAGAGGGTGGCTTAGAAATAGTATTCTCAGGGATTATCTCACCATGACGATTGACATAACGGGAGAGGGCATAGACCAATTGCTTGGGCACGTCACTGATAACGGCAAGTCCACCGTTCATATCACCGTAGAGGGTGCAGTAGCCCACCGCCATTTCACTCTTATTTCCCGTGGTCAGGAGCAACTTATTAAATTTATTGGACAGGGCCATAAGCAGGTTGCCACGAATTCTAGCCTGAAGATTCTGTTCTGTCACATCCTCTTCCAGCCCCGTAAATATCGGGGCAAGACTTGATTCAAAGGCATAAAAAAGATCCTTTATAGGAATCATCTTAAAATCACAGCCCAAATTCTCAGCCAGAGACTGGGCATCATCATAGGATCCACCGGAACTATACTGAGAAGGCAGGGCCACACCCTGAACGTTCTCTGCCCCGAGGGCGTCAACTGCAATGGCGGCGGTAAGAGCTGAATCAATGCCGCCTGAAAGGCCCAGAACCACAGAGGTGAAACCGCACTTTCTTATATAATCACGCACACCGAGAACCAGGGCCTGATAGACACTCTCCTCAGGGCTGGCCAGAGGTCGAGGAGGCGCTGAACACTCCTGAGACTCCGTATCATAGACCAAAAGGTCTTCGGCACAGGATGCGGCCTCTCCCAAGACCTCACCTCTTTCTGAAATGGCAAGGCTACCCCCATCAAAGATAAGAGAATCCTGGCCCCCCACCTGATTACAGTACAGAAATGGCGCCCCCAGGGCTAGAGCAGACTCGGCAAAAATCCGGCGACGCTGGGCCTCTTTGCCACGCTGAAAGGGGGAGGCAGAGATATTAATCACAGCTGCAAGAGAAATGTTCTTCTCCCGGCAACTCTCAACCATTCCCGAAACCGGAGAGAGGGCGTAGTGACCAACCTCATCGTGCCATACGTCTTCACAGATGGTTACCCCAAAGGTAGTCCCCCCGAGGGTATAAAACTTTTCACTTTCCTCTGCCCGACCCGGCTCAAAATAACGGCTCTCGTCAAAAACATCATAGGTGGGCAGAAGCTGCTTTCGCCTTCGATAAACGACTCTCCCCTCCCGAGCCACAAGGACAGAATTATAGAGGGCTCTGCCCCCCTTACCTTCACGTTTTTCCACAGCGCCAAACATAACATCAATGCCTGGAAGTTCTCCCAATAGACGATCTAGGGCAGCCTGGTGTTCTTCAATAAAAACAGATCGTTCCAGTAAATCAAGAGGCGGATAACCAGAAACGGCGAGTTCAGGAAAAACGACAAGGGAGCACCCTGCCTCCTGAGCCTTCGTGGCCCAAGAAACTATTTTTTTACAGTTATGGGCAAAGTCACCAATGAGCGGATTATATTGAACAAGTCCTATTTTCACGTGCTATTCTCCATATTCGCCCTTTATCCAAGCAAATAAAACATATTTAATCTATTGCCAGTGGTCTTAAACAGGCTCCTTTTAATAAGGAGCAGGAAAACCCTGTTTGCAGAAAATGCCTTTTACCAAGAGCCCCTTACCTGCACTCAAGGTAGACCGGCACCTCTCTCATTTAAAGAGAAACCACAAATAATCAATTGATCCCTATCTGACCAGTTTTTTCTCCATCTCTCTCTTTTTTGAGTTTTCGCCGATAGTTATAGACAGCCCTATTATGATCTCGAAGGTTGGTCGAAAAGACATGGGTACCATCGTTATTGGAGACAAAATAGAGATAGCTGTTTTTCTCCGGTTGCAGTACCGCCTGCAGGGCCTTTTCGCCGGGATTACAGATAGGGCCCCGGGGAAGGCCTGGGATAGAGTAGGTATTATAGGGAGTTTTGCGGCGCAGATCAGTTCTGGTAATCGGGCCCTGATGCTCATCAAGGCCGTAGAGAACCGTCGGGTCAGATTGCAAACGAATACCTCTTTTTAACCGATTATAAAAAACGCCTGCAATACGGGGCTGTTCCATAGCCACCCTTGCCTCCTCCTCCACGAGGGAGGCGAGAGTGACAAGCTGTAAACGGCTGTACTCGCCAGCCGCCTCACGACCTGCGACAAGCCTGCGCCAAACAACGGAGAAGCGATGGACAAGAATTGGTATAATGGCCTCCGCCCCATGGATATTACGGGTAAGATAGTAGGTATCCGGATAAAGATAACCCTCAAGAGAGGGCAAAGGGGCAAGCCCCAGAGAGGCGATAAATACCTCGTCTCTTGCCAGGCTGATAAAACGCTCAGCATCACACCAATCATCAGCGGCAAAGATGGCGGCAAGCTCCTCTATCCTCAGCCCTTCAGGTACAGTTACACTGTGCTGAACAGGCTTTGCTACAACCAATTGACGAAGCAACTCCACGGGCCTACGTTCAACGGGCAAGGCAAACTCACCCGCCTTGACCTGACGGGCAAGACCAAGATAACGGGCCATAAGGGCAAAACGGAGATCATCGTTGACAAGCCCTGCCCCGGCAAGAATTTTCTGGATTCTGGGAAAAGAAGCTCCACGCGGAATATTGACCACAACTTGGGAGGGGGAGTCCAAAATAGGAGGGGCGGGAGTTTGCAGATAGGAGTACAACCAGGCAAAAAAAATACCAATTGCCAAAAAAAGAAAGAGGGTCGCGCCAAGCACGACCCGTTTCACAATACCATATCGAAGGATTTTACCATTCATAATGGGACGTTACTTTTTTAATGCCTTGTTTTTCTTTGTCCGCCCAAAGGCGACCTCAATGACCTCATCCATATGCTTTACTGGAAAGAACTGCATTTTATCCAGGATGTTTTTAGGTATCTCAACAAGATCTTTTTCGTTCTGAGCAGGGATGATTACCTTATTGATACCGGCACGAAGTGCTGCAATGGCCTTTTCCTTAAGTCCACCAATGGGCAAAACTCGGCCACGCAGGGTCACCTCACCGGTCATGGCCAGAGCCGAAACAATCTTGGTCTTAGTTATGGCAGACCAAAGCGCTGTGGCCATGGTGATACCCGCAGAAGGACCATCTTTAGGAATCGCACCAGCCGGGACATGAATATGCAGATCTATCTTATCAAAATATTCAGCAGCAACCCCCAACTCCTCGGTACGACTTCGACAGTAGGTAAGCGCCGCCTGAGCTGACTCCTTCATGACATCGCCAAGCTGACCGGTAAGAGAGAGCTTCCCCTTGCCTGGCATGACGTTGATTTCAATCTGGAGAATTTCACCGCCAAATTCTGTCCAGGCAAGCCCTGTCACCAAACCAGGCTCTTCAAGACGCTCAAGATCAGACTCCGGAATCAACTTCGGAGGTCCCAGATATTTATACACATTTTTCAGAGTAATATTATATGGTCCCTTTCCGCCCTCGGCCACCTTACGGGCAACCTTACGACAAACGGTGCCTATTTCACGTTCAAGACTACGCAGACCAGCCTCATAGGTATAGTGACTAACAATATGCTCCAAGACCTTATCATCCATTTGCAAATGTCTTGCCTTCAAACCATTTTGCCTTACCTGCCGAGGCAGTAGATATCTTCTGGCAATAGCTATCTTCTCTTCAAGGGTGTAGCCGGAAAGACGAATTATCTCCATCCGATCAAGAAGAGGGCCGGGAATGGTATCCGTCATATTGGCCGTAGTGATAAACATCACCTGGGACAGGTCCATGGGGATATCCAGGTAGTTATCTACGAAATCAGAGTTCTGTTCCGGATCAAGCACCTCAAGCAGGGCAGAGGATGGATCGCCACGATAATCAGAGCCAACCTTATCAATTTCATCCATCATAAAAACTGGATTATTGGTTGCGACAGTTTTCAAGCCCTGAATAATTCGGCCGGGCATTGCCCCGATATAGGTACGACGGTGACCACGAATCTCGGCCTCATCCCGCATACCACCAAGGGAAAGTCTATGAAATTTTCTTCCCATGGCCCGAGCTACAGATTTACCAAGAGATGTCTTACCAACACCTGGAGGGCCAACAAAACAGAGAATAGGTCCCTTAAGATCTTTATTGAGCTTGCGTACGGCAAGATACTCAACAATACGTTCTTTTACCTTATCCAGACCATAGTGATCTTCATCAAGCACCTTTTTGGCGTGCTTCAGATCAAGCAGATCCTTAGTGGCTTTTTTCCAGGGGTACATCAAGGATCCAATCAATATAGGTACGAATAACTGTTGCCTCTGAAGAATCAGGATGCATCATCTCCATCCGACTCAGCTGTTTATTCGCCTCTTTACGCACGGCCTTGGACATCTTGGTCTTACGAATCTTCTTTTCAAGCTCATCCAGTTCCTGGCCACGCTCATCCGGATCACCAAGTTCTTTTTGTAGGGCATGAATCTGTTCACGAAGATAGTACTCTCGCTGTGAACGGGTCATCTCCTCCTTTGCCTCATTCTGGATCTTTGCCTGAACAGTCGAAACGGCAAGCTCACGGGCAAGAAGTTTATTCACCACGGTCAGGCGTTTTACCTGATCTGTCTCCTCCAGAACTTCCTGTCCCTCACTGACCTTCAGGCGCAGATTAGAACCGACAAGATCGGCCAGACGACCGGGCTCTTCTATATTATTAATAATCATCATCAGATCGGCCGAGAGTACCCCGCGTAGAGACATTATCTTCTCTGTCTGCTCACGCACGTTTCTCATCATAGCCTCTACCTGAACAGAGATCTCCGGTAGCTCAATATCCTCAAGCACCTCAACCTTAGCCTGATAAAACGGCTCTTCCTTGACAACCTCGGCAACCCGAGCCTTGCTTACAGCCTGTACCAACACCTTCAATCGCCCATCGGGCAATTTCAGGGTACGCATCACCATACAGACCATACCGACTTTATAGAGATCGTCCTTACCAGGATTATCTTTGGTCGCATCTTTTTGCGTAACAAGCATAAGTAGCTTATTGGTATTCATGGCCTCGTTCACCGCTTCAACAGAGCTTGGACGCCCAACAAAAAGCGGAAGAATCATATAGTTAAATACGACCACATCCCGAACCGCCATCATGGGTAATACTTCTGGGATCTCCAGATCTTCATTACTAGAGAAATCATCCATGCTTATACTTAGCGCATCATTAAATTCCACTCCAACCTCCTAAAAAAAGCGGTGGATCAACCCATGAGGATCAATCATTATCTCGTAAAATTGTTCCATGAACAATTTGTCTCTTTCTTAAAACTTCATCATCACAAAGCTGATATAATCAAAACCACAAAAGGCCTACCAGGGATACCAACAATTTTAAACAAAATCGCCCGAAATTTTAAACATCGAAGACAACTAAGTCAAGGAGGCGGATATCAAGTTCACAACAAAAAGTCATTTTACCTTGCAGCTATTTCCTCTTTTAAGGATACTGCCTAAGGAATATTTTTCCTTCAATCTATCAAGAGCTTAGTCATTGAGAGTAAGAGCATCCCGCTCTACTGTTCTAAAATTTAACTACCACGACCTGTTAAAAACAGGTCAACTTTGGAGATTTCATGTTACATCCCGCATCTTTTTTCAACCTCACACTCTTTAAACACCAGAACCTCTTCCCCGCCGAGGCACCTGTCTGGACAGCCTTGACCAGACTCAAAAGCTATATGAATAAGTACCGCTACCCACAGATGAGCCATCCTCTTCTCAAGCCTGGCCTTCCCCTACCCGAGCCACTTATCTGGCACGAGGAGAGGCTCATTTCCACCCAGGGTAAAGAGATTGTTCTCGGTGATGCCTGCAAGCAGGGACTCATCATAAAGGATAATGGCCGGATACTTGAAGGGGCAAGTCTTATTATGGCCGGGGCAAGCCTGATAGGTGACCAGATATCCCTTGGCAAAGGAGTTCTGGTGGAGACAGGAGCCATGATAAAGTCTCCGACAATAATCGGCGATTACTGTGAGATCCGCCAGGGGGCATACCTCCGCGGCTATTGCCTGGCAGGAGCAGGCTGTGTACTCGGTCATAGCACCGAAATAAAGCACTCTATTATGCTTGATGGAGCGAAGGCAGGCCACTTCAACTATCTCGGTGACTCCATCCTCGGCAACAACACCAACCTCGGGGCGGGGACAAAGCTTGCCAACCTGCGTTTTCTCCCCGGCAACGTCCATATCCTACACGATAAGAAACAGATAGATAGCGGATTAAGGAAATTTGGTGCTATAATGGGAGACGATAGTCAGACGGGTTGTAACTCGGTGACAAGTCCCGGCACCGTTTTAGGAAAAAAATGTATGCTTATGCCCAACACAACAACAAAATCAGGATATCATCCTGATAAAACAAGAATATAAGTCACAGCGCTCATGAAATATCTCTCCCATATTTTTTCGTTTGCGAGCTGCATTATGGCTCTACTGCTTGTTGGACAGACGGGCCTTGCCCAAACTCCACCGCCACTCAAGCTCACCAGCAGACCCCTCGCTTCAGAACATTTCTTTAGTGATTCCGGAAAAATAGAAAAGAGACGCTTCATCCGCTTCCTGGTCCCCTACAGCAAAACATTTTTCTTTTTGGATGGAGCCCAGCCTCGTGGGCTCATCTACGACCGAATCATGGCCTTTGAAAGGGCACTCAACAAAAAGCTAAAGACCAAGCATATAAAGATCCACGCCGTCCTCATTCCCACCCCACGGAAAAAACTGCTCGAAGGCCTGATGACAGGCAAGGGCGACGTTGCGGCTGGCAACCTCACCATTA from the Desulfotalea psychrophila LSv54 genome contains:
- a CDS encoding acyltransferase yields the protein MLHPASFFNLTLFKHQNLFPAEAPVWTALTRLKSYMNKYRYPQMSHPLLKPGLPLPEPLIWHEERLISTQGKEIVLGDACKQGLIIKDNGRILEGASLIMAGASLIGDQISLGKGVLVETGAMIKSPTIIGDYCEIRQGAYLRGYCLAGAGCVLGHSTEIKHSIMLDGAKAGHFNYLGDSILGNNTNLGAGTKLANLRFLPGNVHILHDKKQIDSGLRKFGAIMGDDSQTGCNSVTSPGTVLGKKCMLMPNTTTKSGYHPDKTRI